One genomic window of Kosmotoga olearia TBF 19.5.1 includes the following:
- a CDS encoding MFS transporter: protein MCQNVESKLKRNIPLFYIYHFLTQIRVDNVLWLLYMQSKGLSLWEIGICESVLHISSLIFEIPTGAVGDYFGRKRSLQIGAFLHIVTYTLMLFGNSFYDFIIAFFVFGFAMTFISGSDTALIYDTYKVLGIEKNFKKAIGTFMAILIIGELTSNMTGGLLSRINWNAVYIGAIVSRSLYFLLVSSFYEPPRVLSEKNRSYFRIVKNGVAQILKTKFLRWLTIFWVSISFFSSTVYFYSQTYFKSRGLSPFQVSVWFTVGSIIGIFVAKFAPKLDDLIGREKVLLLSIVTFSVPLMFYGYLPIALSILVMLVTSNVVNIVDTLMGYYVNRKIDSEHRATANSVIGMGFSLSMIIFFPLFGLLSERLSYPTAFLFVGVVSLLLLALSLKKILRYSSY, encoded by the coding sequence ATGTGCCAAAATGTCGAAAGCAAGCTGAAAAGAAACATTCCTCTGTTTTACATATACCACTTCCTCACACAAATCAGAGTTGACAATGTACTCTGGCTTCTTTATATGCAGAGTAAAGGGCTTTCGCTCTGGGAAATTGGGATCTGTGAAAGCGTTCTACACATAAGTTCTCTTATTTTTGAGATCCCAACCGGAGCAGTCGGCGACTATTTCGGAAGGAAACGCTCCCTGCAGATCGGAGCTTTTCTACACATAGTAACTTACACTCTCATGCTTTTCGGGAATTCTTTTTATGACTTCATCATAGCTTTCTTTGTTTTTGGTTTTGCCATGACATTCATTTCAGGTTCCGATACCGCTCTCATATACGATACTTACAAGGTGCTCGGCATCGAGAAAAACTTCAAGAAAGCCATAGGAACCTTTATGGCGATTTTGATAATCGGAGAATTAACTTCGAATATGACGGGCGGCCTGCTCTCTAGAATTAACTGGAATGCGGTTTATATCGGTGCGATCGTTTCAAGAAGCTTATACTTTTTATTGGTTAGTTCTTTTTATGAACCACCCAGGGTCTTATCAGAGAAAAACAGAAGCTATTTTCGTATCGTGAAGAATGGGGTAGCGCAGATACTCAAGACGAAGTTTCTGCGCTGGCTCACTATTTTCTGGGTTTCCATTTCCTTTTTCTCTTCCACTGTATATTTTTACTCCCAGACTTATTTCAAGAGCAGGGGCTTGAGTCCTTTTCAGGTAAGTGTATGGTTTACCGTCGGATCGATTATCGGCATCTTCGTTGCGAAATTTGCTCCAAAGCTTGATGATCTTATCGGAAGGGAAAAGGTCCTTCTCTTATCAATCGTTACCTTTTCGGTTCCTCTGATGTTTTATGGTTATCTCCCAATCGCACTTTCAATCCTTGTGATGCTCGTAACATCAAATGTCGTAAACATTGTCGATACACTGATGGGATACTATGTGAACAGAAAGATCGATTCGGAGCACAGGGCAACCGCCAATTCAGTGATCGGCATGGGCTTCAGCCTGAGTATGATCATCTTTTTTCCGCTTTTCGGATTGCTCAGCGAAAGATTGAGCTATCCTACCGCCTTCCTGTTTGTAGGTGTAGTAAGCCTTCTACTCCTGGCACTTTCTTTGAAAAAGATCTTAAGATATTCCAGTTACTAA
- a CDS encoding MOSC domain-containing protein, translated as MIRGSILSINISRKKGMKKIPVQKAVLIENHGIEGDAHAGDWHRQVSMLALSSIEKMRAMGLQIDFGDFAENLTVEGVILHELPLGTRVRIGEAVLEVTQIGKQCHNGCEISRQTGVCVMPREGIFLRVIKGGEISVGDSVIFEISEKNAAVIK; from the coding sequence ATGATACGGGGTTCGATTCTTTCCATAAATATTTCCAGAAAAAAAGGGATGAAGAAAATCCCTGTTCAAAAAGCTGTTCTCATCGAGAATCACGGTATTGAAGGAGATGCTCACGCCGGAGATTGGCACAGGCAAGTATCCATGTTAGCACTTTCCAGTATCGAAAAGATGAGGGCTATGGGCCTTCAAATTGATTTTGGAGACTTCGCCGAAAATCTCACTGTGGAAGGCGTAATCCTTCATGAACTTCCTCTTGGTACAAGAGTAAGAATAGGTGAAGCTGTATTGGAAGTCACACAGATCGGTAAGCAATGCCACAACGGCTGTGAGATTTCCCGTCAAACAGGGGTCTGCGTGATGCCTCGTGAGGGAATCTTTCTGAGAGTTATTAAAGGCGGCGAGATTTCTGTGGGAGATAGTGTGATTTTCGAAATTTCAGAAAAGAATGCGGCGGTGATAAAATGA
- a CDS encoding molybdopterin molybdotransferase MoeA, with protein MTGRYMKFVPREEIYENYVKKLSPISTVEILDVREALGRICAQDVLSGETLPGFNKSTFDGYAVKAEDTFGASFETPAVLKVKGQVEMGKAFKGEITSGEAVKIPTGGFVPNGADACVMIESTKEIGDTVEIYAEVRPGENLVRYDEDIREGEIVVEKGERINFGHVYTLLSLGITTIKVFRKVKVAVISTGDEIVEPESAKELTQIRDGNTHTLVSWLNLFPGVEARRTAQIVDDLNSLISSIKEALKDNDVVVISGGSSVGEKDFTTKAISSLGEVRYHGTWIKPGKPTVFGVCDGKPVLGLPGKPSSFIVSSYLFLFPILKRLAGQKDFLPVPAGMVKIEDEVEAKMRRERFFFVKVFKKDGKMCATIIPGQSMLISPFRKADGIIALPPGEGIKAGEIREYYRFDW; from the coding sequence ATGACTGGAAGATATATGAAGTTCGTTCCTCGAGAAGAAATATATGAGAACTATGTCAAGAAACTCTCACCTATTTCGACTGTAGAAATACTGGATGTTCGGGAAGCCTTAGGAAGAATCTGTGCTCAAGACGTTCTTTCTGGAGAAACTTTACCTGGCTTCAACAAATCCACTTTCGACGGTTACGCAGTGAAGGCAGAGGATACTTTTGGAGCCAGTTTTGAGACTCCGGCGGTGTTAAAGGTCAAGGGACAGGTGGAGATGGGAAAAGCATTCAAAGGTGAAATTACCTCAGGTGAGGCTGTCAAAATCCCGACAGGTGGTTTTGTCCCTAATGGAGCCGATGCCTGTGTGATGATTGAAAGTACAAAGGAAATTGGAGATACTGTTGAAATATATGCAGAGGTTCGGCCTGGGGAAAACCTTGTCAGATACGACGAAGATATACGGGAAGGAGAAATAGTTGTTGAAAAAGGAGAAAGGATCAATTTTGGACATGTCTATACCCTATTAAGTCTCGGAATAACAACTATAAAAGTTTTCAGAAAAGTTAAAGTAGCAGTGATTTCTACCGGCGATGAAATAGTCGAACCGGAAAGTGCAAAGGAACTAACCCAGATTAGAGATGGAAACACCCATACTCTGGTTTCATGGCTAAATCTTTTTCCTGGAGTAGAAGCCAGAAGGACCGCGCAGATTGTAGATGACCTCAATTCGCTGATAAGCAGTATTAAAGAAGCTCTCAAGGACAACGATGTGGTGGTTATTTCTGGAGGAAGCTCCGTCGGTGAAAAGGATTTTACAACAAAAGCTATTTCTTCATTGGGAGAAGTTAGGTATCACGGTACGTGGATAAAACCCGGAAAACCGACTGTTTTCGGAGTATGTGATGGTAAACCTGTTCTTGGCTTGCCAGGTAAGCCTTCATCATTTATTGTGAGTAGTTACCTCTTTTTATTCCCGATTTTAAAACGTTTGGCAGGCCAAAAAGATTTTCTTCCCGTACCTGCCGGGATGGTGAAGATAGAGGATGAAGTCGAAGCTAAGATGCGACGGGAACGTTTTTTCTTTGTGAAAGTGTTTAAAAAAGATGGGAAAATGTGTGCCACTATAATTCCAGGACAATCTATGCTGATATCTCCCTTCAGAAAGGCTGATGGAATCATTGCACTGCCTCCCGGTGAAGGAATAAAAGCAGGCGAAATCCGGGAATATTACAGATTCGATTGGTGA
- the modA gene encoding molybdate ABC transporter substrate-binding protein, with the protein MKKTIIFFLTIVLMLIVTGCKSKRVEINTFEDLAKEGVRISIGNPEHVPAGMYTLKLLENLSKESPSLAEKIMNNVVSKEVHVIAVLEKVLSGEVDAGFVYRTDFLSKKEKLEVIEIPENVRVRAIYAIALLSDGNKKKGEKFLEFLNSKEGRAILSKYGFHNPKSGEGDFVSTPLFGEIIVYAAASLTKAFKEIGARFEELTGCKVVLNFGSSGALEQKIESGARADVFASANIKMVEILKEKEFIEGYTIFAENELVVVKIKK; encoded by the coding sequence ATGAAAAAAACTATCATATTCTTTCTTACAATCGTTTTGATGCTTATCGTAACGGGTTGCAAAAGCAAACGTGTGGAAATCAATACATTTGAAGATCTTGCCAAGGAAGGTGTGAGGATATCTATTGGAAACCCCGAACACGTTCCTGCAGGTATGTACACCTTAAAACTTCTTGAAAATCTTTCGAAGGAATCGCCTTCCCTGGCGGAGAAGATTATGAATAACGTGGTTTCAAAAGAGGTACACGTTATAGCTGTTCTTGAAAAAGTCCTTTCAGGGGAAGTGGATGCGGGTTTTGTATATAGAACAGATTTTCTTTCAAAAAAAGAAAAACTCGAGGTCATTGAAATACCAGAGAATGTTCGAGTAAGAGCAATATACGCTATTGCATTACTTTCCGATGGAAACAAAAAGAAAGGTGAAAAGTTCCTGGAATTCCTGAACTCGAAAGAAGGTAGAGCTATTTTGTCAAAATATGGATTCCACAATCCGAAAAGTGGTGAAGGAGATTTCGTTTCTACTCCACTTTTTGGTGAAATCATTGTATATGCGGCTGCTTCTCTCACAAAAGCTTTTAAAGAAATTGGGGCCCGTTTTGAGGAGCTTACAGGGTGCAAAGTAGTTCTGAATTTCGGAAGTTCCGGGGCTCTGGAACAGAAAATTGAAAGCGGGGCAAGAGCTGACGTTTTCGCTTCAGCGAACATAAAGATGGTGGAAATACTTAAAGAGAAAGAATTTATTGAAGGCTATACTATTTTTGCGGAGAACGAACTTGTGGTTGTAAAAATCAAAAAATGA
- the modB gene encoding molybdate ABC transporter permease subunit codes for MNFFKVSILIGMILAVLILILPLIALLVNIATSEVHLEVLMTSWKPLGISLLTATVTTLIVFALGVPVAYFFVFKDFPFRDVLDTLVNLPLVLPPSVTGYLLLLTFGRYGLVGKPLSIFGIEIMFSLPAVIIAQTFVSLPFMVRSFKTALEEIPGDLLEVSKITGASEYDIFIKIILPLSREGLVSGVLLSFARAIGEFGATMMVAGLFETLPISIYNNAMAGDREAANLQSLVLVGFSLMTLMLIKKLMERRD; via the coding sequence ATGAATTTTTTCAAGGTTTCTATATTAATAGGGATGATTCTTGCAGTTTTAATACTGATTTTGCCTCTTATAGCTCTTTTGGTGAATATAGCGACTTCGGAAGTTCATCTTGAAGTACTGATGACTTCGTGGAAACCGCTAGGAATAAGCCTTTTAACAGCCACGGTTACGACGTTGATTGTTTTTGCGTTAGGAGTTCCCGTAGCTTATTTTTTTGTATTCAAAGATTTTCCTTTTAGAGATGTTCTGGATACTCTGGTGAATTTACCGCTTGTTTTACCTCCAAGTGTTACTGGATATCTGCTTTTACTAACTTTCGGAAGATATGGACTTGTTGGAAAACCCCTTTCAATTTTTGGGATCGAAATAATGTTCAGCCTTCCCGCTGTTATTATTGCCCAGACATTTGTTTCTCTACCTTTCATGGTAAGGAGCTTCAAAACAGCCCTTGAGGAGATCCCAGGCGATCTTCTGGAAGTATCGAAAATTACAGGCGCAAGTGAGTACGATATATTTATAAAGATCATATTACCTTTGTCTAGAGAAGGGTTAGTTTCTGGTGTCCTTTTGAGTTTTGCAAGAGCTATAGGAGAATTCGGTGCAACTATGATGGTCGCCGGGCTTTTCGAAACCCTTCCTATATCAATTTACAACAATGCTATGGCAGGCGACAGGGAAGCAGCAAATCTGCAGTCTCTGGTTCTTGTCGGATTCTCTCTCATGACCCTGATGCTTATTAAAAAACTTATGGAAAGAAGAGATTAG
- the moaA gene encoding GTP 3',8-cyclase MoaA, translating to MKEELKDKIGRNIDYLRFSITDRCNFRCFYCMPENTSFLPESELLTLDDIRFAVQIFKEIGFKRLRLTGGEPTLRSDLLEIVSIVSETFGSCAMTTNGSRLKELALELYSAGLREVNVSLDSIDSETFFRITRGGNLKEVLKGIDEAISVGIKVKLNTVITQMNFHEIPELVQYAEKLGVPIRFIEEMPIGKNNNRHFIPYKKVLELLHENDFIQIETRIGYGPARYYKTSRGTIVGFITAITHNFCNGCNKLRLSADGKLFPCLAYDYHVSLKGAIKSRRSDEVKKNIYNAISLKPLRHELLNRTQSNGMNRMGG from the coding sequence ATGAAGGAAGAGCTGAAGGATAAAATTGGAAGGAATATTGATTATCTCCGATTTTCAATCACGGACCGGTGCAATTTCAGGTGCTTCTACTGCATGCCTGAAAACACCTCTTTTTTACCAGAATCAGAGCTATTAACCCTTGATGATATCCGCTTTGCTGTACAGATATTCAAAGAAATTGGTTTTAAGAGATTGAGGCTTACCGGTGGAGAGCCAACACTACGAAGTGATCTCCTTGAAATTGTTTCGATCGTTTCAGAAACTTTTGGGAGCTGTGCTATGACTACAAACGGTTCAAGGTTGAAGGAACTTGCTCTTGAACTCTATTCCGCGGGTTTGAGGGAGGTGAATGTAAGCCTCGACTCAATCGATAGTGAAACTTTCTTCCGGATAACCCGTGGCGGGAATCTCAAAGAAGTTCTGAAGGGAATCGATGAAGCCATTTCTGTTGGCATAAAGGTCAAACTCAATACTGTGATAACACAGATGAACTTCCATGAGATTCCGGAACTGGTACAGTACGCTGAAAAGCTTGGAGTACCTATAAGGTTCATTGAAGAGATGCCAATAGGGAAAAACAACAACCGTCATTTCATTCCATATAAAAAAGTTTTGGAATTACTACACGAAAACGATTTTATCCAAATAGAAACTCGAATAGGTTATGGCCCTGCCAGGTATTATAAAACCTCACGAGGAACAATTGTAGGCTTTATCACTGCTATTACCCATAACTTTTGTAACGGATGCAACAAGCTCCGGCTTTCCGCCGATGGAAAACTGTTTCCATGTTTGGCCTATGATTATCATGTTTCTTTGAAAGGCGCAATAAAAAGCCGAAGATCCGATGAAGTTAAGAAAAATATTTATAATGCTATTAGCTTAAAACCTTTAAGACACGAACTGCTCAACAGAACTCAGAGCAATGGCATGAACCGGATGGGAGGATAA
- the moaC gene encoding cyclic pyranopterin monophosphate synthase MoaC produces the protein MKLSHMDDKGNAKMVDVSAKENTKRTAKAYGRIEMRPETLELIVKNGLPKGDVFSTARIAGIMAAKKTWELIPMCHNISLTHVSVEFKIDRDRSAVEIFTTASSVGKTGVEMEALTAASVAALTIYDMAKAVDKEMVIADIYLLMKSGGKSGDWKRGSDEK, from the coding sequence ATGAAACTAAGTCACATGGACGACAAGGGCAATGCAAAGATGGTGGATGTCTCTGCCAAAGAAAATACAAAAAGAACAGCCAAAGCTTATGGAAGAATAGAAATGAGGCCAGAAACCCTCGAGCTGATCGTAAAAAATGGGCTTCCCAAAGGAGACGTATTCTCAACCGCCAGAATAGCCGGGATAATGGCTGCGAAAAAGACCTGGGAGCTGATTCCCATGTGCCACAATATTTCTCTGACTCATGTGTCTGTCGAGTTCAAAATTGACAGAGACCGTTCTGCTGTTGAAATCTTCACAACGGCGAGTTCCGTTGGAAAGACCGGAGTCGAAATGGAGGCGTTAACAGCAGCTTCTGTCGCTGCATTGACTATTTATGACATGGCCAAAGCGGTTGACAAAGAAATGGTCATAGCAGATATCTACTTATTGATGAAAAGCGGCGGCAAAAGCGGGGATTGGAAGAGAGGGAGCGATGAAAAGTGA
- a CDS encoding MogA/MoaB family molybdenum cofactor biosynthesis protein: protein MKIRYFILVLSDKAYKGLRKDECIEAVKSVINNASFELIGTEILPDELELIKRKLEELADSGKADLIITSGGTGVSPRDVTPDATLKVIEKRIQGMEYAMVMEALKRTPRGSISRAVVGIRNETLIVNLPGSPKAVKENLNAIINAIPHAIEKLKGSEKDCH, encoded by the coding sequence GTGAAAATCAGATACTTTATCCTTGTTTTGAGTGATAAAGCATATAAAGGTTTGAGGAAAGACGAATGTATCGAAGCTGTGAAGAGTGTTATTAATAATGCGAGCTTCGAATTGATCGGAACAGAAATCCTTCCTGATGAATTGGAGCTAATAAAAAGGAAATTGGAAGAACTTGCTGATTCAGGAAAAGCCGATCTTATAATCACCAGCGGCGGCACAGGTGTGTCACCAAGAGATGTAACTCCAGATGCTACTTTGAAAGTGATTGAGAAGAGGATTCAGGGGATGGAGTACGCTATGGTTATGGAAGCACTTAAACGTACACCCAGGGGTTCAATCTCCCGGGCAGTGGTTGGAATTCGTAACGAAACTTTGATCGTCAATCTCCCGGGCAGCCCAAAAGCTGTTAAAGAAAATCTCAACGCTATAATAAATGCTATTCCCCATGCTATCGAAAAACTTAAAGGATCAGAAAAAGACTGTCATTGA
- a CDS encoding ATP-binding protein produces MNRDFKTIFDSLSDGILEVDETLRIIDCNRVAEGLFGDVLGKSIDEVLKVPGVFEIAECLLNKENGEFQVELSAESSTKYMIIKIRKNFLILKDITEKKILETAKTDFVNFFVHEISTPLAVVSGYAQLIFDRKDEIPPELSEAASGILKSSERLSKLIEELGELANIELGNYVVKREIIHLKSLIEEIIEDFETKIKRKKLKIKTLVSPEHYVESDSLLLYRILANLVSNAVKYSLDGGNIEINAVEKDDEIQISVKDEGIGIERDEIHRIFERFYRGTNAKKLSINGLGIGLSIVKHASDLIDAKIQVKSLPMLETVFTLRLPSTGKK; encoded by the coding sequence TTGAACCGTGATTTTAAAACGATATTCGACAGCCTTTCTGATGGCATATTAGAGGTTGATGAAACTCTGCGGATTATTGATTGTAACCGTGTTGCAGAGGGATTGTTTGGTGATGTTTTAGGGAAATCTATCGACGAGGTTCTTAAAGTTCCCGGAGTTTTCGAGATTGCGGAGTGCCTGTTGAATAAAGAGAATGGCGAGTTTCAGGTTGAACTTTCAGCAGAAAGCTCCACGAAATACATGATTATAAAGATCAGGAAGAATTTCCTGATTTTAAAAGATATTACCGAAAAGAAGATTCTTGAAACTGCTAAAACAGATTTTGTGAACTTCTTCGTTCACGAGATTTCTACACCTCTGGCTGTGGTGAGTGGTTATGCGCAGCTTATTTTCGACAGAAAAGATGAGATCCCGCCCGAACTGAGTGAAGCAGCCTCTGGTATCCTCAAAAGCTCGGAAAGATTGTCCAAACTAATTGAAGAACTTGGAGAACTTGCCAATATTGAACTGGGTAACTATGTGGTGAAAAGAGAAATTATCCATCTAAAATCCTTGATAGAAGAGATTATAGAGGATTTTGAGACGAAGATCAAAAGAAAAAAACTGAAGATAAAAACACTTGTGTCCCCGGAACATTACGTAGAATCCGATTCTTTATTGCTTTACAGAATTCTTGCCAATCTGGTTTCAAACGCCGTGAAATACTCCCTCGATGGTGGGAACATAGAAATTAATGCAGTAGAGAAAGATGATGAAATCCAGATATCGGTCAAGGACGAAGGAATCGGAATCGAAAGGGATGAAATTCACCGGATCTTCGAAAGGTTTTACCGGGGAACAAATGCAAAGAAACTTTCGATAAACGGTCTCGGAATAGGTTTATCAATAGTCAAGCACGCTTCAGACCTCATCGACGCAAAAATTCAGGTAAAGTCACTTCCTATGCTTGAAACAGTTTTCACCTTAAGGCTTCCCTCAACAGGAAAAAAGTAA
- a CDS encoding response regulator transcription factor, with protein sequence MKILVVDDDPDILNIVKTACEQECFNVRTANSARNMWEALENDPPDLIVLDIMLPDASGLDVIKKLKRKYEEIPVIFLTARKSDLDMILGLELGADDYITKPFNPRTLIARIKAVSRRYEMGPKDRNVVKLGDIEIDMNSYSMIKDGKKEELPRKEFELLKLMIENPGKVFNRQEILDRVWGMDFFGDFRTVDVHISKLREKIGSEFIKTVRGVGYKLVIPEDEKS encoded by the coding sequence GTGAAAATATTAGTGGTAGATGACGATCCGGATATCCTGAACATAGTGAAAACTGCTTGCGAACAGGAATGTTTTAATGTTAGAACCGCAAATTCTGCCCGGAACATGTGGGAAGCATTGGAAAATGACCCACCGGATTTAATCGTGCTGGACATAATGCTTCCCGATGCCAGTGGATTGGATGTCATAAAAAAACTTAAAAGAAAATACGAAGAGATACCGGTGATATTTCTTACGGCCAGAAAATCCGATCTTGATATGATCCTTGGCCTTGAACTTGGTGCTGATGACTATATTACCAAGCCCTTTAATCCAAGAACCCTTATCGCCAGAATTAAAGCGGTGAGCAGGCGTTACGAAATGGGTCCAAAGGACAGAAACGTTGTGAAATTGGGTGACATTGAAATAGATATGAATTCATACAGCATGATAAAGGATGGGAAAAAAGAGGAACTTCCCAGAAAGGAATTTGAGCTTTTGAAACTCATGATAGAGAACCCCGGAAAAGTCTTTAACCGCCAGGAAATCCTCGATAGGGTCTGGGGGATGGACTTCTTTGGAGACTTTAGAACCGTTGATGTTCATATAAGCAAACTCAGAGAGAAAATCGGGAGCGAATTCATAAAAACTGTGCGAGGAGTTGGGTACAAACTCGTTATCCCGGAGGATGAGAAGAGTTGA
- the phoU gene encoding phosphate signaling complex protein PhoU has translation MDRQQHLEANFHRLKSMLSDLMERVRFNLVKSVEALEDLDEKKAEEVINSDQIIDNLQRKIDMETVNFIGRFQPLAEDLRYIMMMIKLATDLERIGDLAVNIAEVAIANTGRSLVKPLTHMRKMMAIVESMLDNVIKAYYTRDIELAKSIWKSDEKVDDIYNFIRNEIIEKMKEPENVGFTDQLIDLMLVTRFLERAADHITNICEEVYFIVEGKNLKEEMRR, from the coding sequence ATGGACAGGCAACAGCACCTTGAAGCTAACTTCCACAGATTGAAATCCATGCTTTCAGACCTTATGGAGAGAGTTAGATTCAATCTTGTGAAATCTGTCGAGGCCCTTGAAGATCTTGACGAAAAAAAGGCAGAAGAAGTCATAAATTCTGACCAGATAATAGACAATCTCCAGAGAAAAATCGACATGGAGACAGTGAATTTTATTGGAAGATTCCAACCTCTAGCTGAGGATCTCCGCTACATAATGATGATGATAAAACTCGCCACTGATCTGGAAAGAATTGGTGATCTCGCGGTTAATATAGCGGAAGTTGCGATTGCAAATACCGGTAGATCGTTAGTTAAACCTCTGACTCATATGAGGAAAATGATGGCCATAGTAGAAAGCATGCTTGATAACGTAATAAAAGCCTACTACACGAGGGATATAGAACTTGCAAAATCCATCTGGAAATCCGATGAAAAAGTGGATGATATCTATAATTTTATAAGAAATGAAATAATCGAAAAGATGAAAGAACCTGAGAATGTAGGGTTTACAGATCAACTTATAGATCTAATGCTTGTTACCAGGTTTCTCGAAAGGGCTGCTGATCATATTACAAATATCTGCGAAGAAGTATATTTCATAGTTGAGGGAAAAAACCTGAAGGAGGAAATGCGCCGGTGA
- the pstB gene encoding phosphate ABC transporter ATP-binding protein PstB, giving the protein MSKDGVFEIENLNVYYGNKQALKNVTCTVPRNKITAVVGPSGCGKSTFLRVLNRMNDLIPGYRVEGTVKLDGEDIMTLDPVVLRKKVGMVFQKPNPFPKSVFDNVAYGPRIHGVKNKEELRNIVERSLKQAALWDEVKGELKKNAINFSGGQQQRLCIARAIAVEPEVLLLDEPTSALDPIATQKIEKLIEELSEKYTIVIVTHNLQQALRISDYMMFFYMGELVEFDETNVMTTNPKDCRTSDYLRGIFS; this is encoded by the coding sequence ATGAGCAAAGACGGTGTTTTTGAGATCGAGAACCTTAACGTATATTATGGGAATAAACAAGCGTTAAAGAACGTTACCTGTACAGTTCCGAGAAATAAAATTACAGCTGTCGTGGGACCTTCTGGGTGTGGAAAAAGCACCTTTTTGAGGGTTCTTAACAGAATGAACGACTTAATACCCGGGTACAGGGTTGAAGGGACGGTCAAATTGGATGGGGAGGATATAATGACCCTCGATCCTGTTGTTCTCAGAAAAAAGGTGGGCATGGTCTTCCAGAAACCAAATCCCTTTCCCAAAAGTGTCTTTGATAATGTGGCCTATGGACCGCGTATCCATGGCGTTAAAAATAAAGAAGAACTCAGAAATATAGTCGAGCGCTCTTTAAAACAAGCGGCGCTGTGGGATGAAGTAAAAGGGGAATTAAAGAAGAACGCCATTAATTTTTCCGGGGGGCAGCAGCAAAGATTGTGTATTGCTAGAGCCATAGCGGTAGAACCTGAGGTCTTGCTTTTGGACGAACCAACGAGCGCTCTTGATCCCATAGCCACACAAAAGATAGAAAAGTTGATTGAGGAACTGTCAGAAAAGTATACAATAGTGATAGTAACCCACAACCTACAACAGGCTCTGAGAATTTCGGACTACATGATGTTTTTTTACATGGGCGAGTTGGTCGAATTTGACGAAACAAATGTAATGACGACGAATCCGAAAGACTGCAGGACTAGCGATTATCTTAGAGGGATTTTTAGTTGA
- the pstA gene encoding phosphate ABC transporter permease PstA: MKLDKFMGILMGTVSFSFAAAIISLITFLIAKGLDSISWEFLTKFPSNSMESGGIFPAILGSAYFLLIALTFSIPIGILGAVFLSEYSSENWLKKIILGSTNVLSSIPSIVFGLFGLALFSITFGFRTSLLSGGLTLGVLALPYIISNTHEALKAVPDSYREASMALGATKGETVFKVVIPASISRILTGVIISVGRIIGETAPILFTGAAFYITSNPDSLLDPAMSLPTHIFVLSTVYPEAVTSNLEGTISVMMIIVVAIFAVVNLKRLSERRKSGL, from the coding sequence ATGAAGCTGGATAAATTCATGGGCATTTTGATGGGTACAGTGAGCTTCTCTTTTGCTGCTGCGATAATATCACTGATTACCTTTTTAATTGCCAAAGGTCTTGATAGTATATCCTGGGAATTCTTGACGAAGTTTCCTTCAAATTCCATGGAATCCGGTGGAATATTTCCAGCTATCCTTGGAAGTGCTTACTTTCTACTGATTGCTTTGACTTTTTCTATTCCAATTGGAATATTGGGAGCTGTTTTTCTCAGTGAGTACAGCTCGGAGAATTGGCTGAAGAAAATAATACTGGGATCCACAAACGTGCTTTCAAGCATTCCTTCCATTGTCTTCGGGTTGTTTGGTTTGGCGTTGTTTAGTATAACTTTTGGGTTCAGGACATCGCTTTTATCTGGAGGATTGACACTCGGGGTTCTGGCTCTTCCGTATATCATATCCAATACACATGAAGCCTTAAAGGCTGTTCCGGATTCTTATCGGGAAGCGTCAATGGCTTTAGGGGCAACAAAAGGCGAAACGGTTTTCAAAGTTGTTATCCCGGCTTCTATCTCGAGAATTTTAACCGGCGTGATAATATCCGTAGGGAGGATAATAGGCGAAACTGCACCGATTCTTTTCACCGGTGCGGCGTTTTACATAACCAGCAATCCAGACAGTCTTCTGGATCCTGCCATGTCGCTTCCAACCCATATCTTTGTCCTCTCGACAGTTTATCCTGAAGCAGTTACGTCGAATCTGGAAGGCACAATTTCCGTGATGATGATAATTGTGGTAGCGATTTTTGCCGTGGTTAATTTGAAACGCCTTTCTGAAAGGAGAAAGAGTGGCTTATGA